A region of Chitinophaga horti DNA encodes the following proteins:
- a CDS encoding Na+/H+ antiporter, with protein MIHHHLLLILSLFFAMALLFMLSQRLKISYPIFLVIGGLAISFIPGMPQLNVDPELVFLIFLPPLLFEAAWHSSWNQLWKWKRSILSLGFGLVLVTSLAIAYFSVNIIPGFTLALGFLLGGIISPPDAVAATSVLKGMAVPKRGLTILEGESLVNDAASLTVFRFAVAAILTNEFVIQKAAVDFLESAVMGVFVGLMIAHLLYWILRYWVHASSITTPITLIAPYLMYIVAEEFHWSGVLAVVSGGLFLSFRSSDFLNYHTRLQTQEVWTTVGFLLNGFVFILIGLELPVIIAGLEGYSMSDAIKYALIITGLVIIIRIVLVYASTFIPRIVSKRIRESEKSPGLKLPFIIGWAGMRGVVSLASALAIPLTLDDKLTAFPHRNLILFITFVVILVTLVFQGLTLPFFIKWLKVEEVDEYIPEEEQVEEIRVELGKCAIDYLDTNYAVEMQQYETIHRIKEQIERSVNASTATLGEEDKKQALSTIRGLNRKILLELISLRRDVLAKMRRESSFDDSVLRLIESSLDLEEARLRKG; from the coding sequence TTGATACATCATCACCTGCTCCTGATTTTATCGCTCTTCTTCGCGATGGCCTTATTATTTATGCTGAGCCAGCGATTGAAAATTTCCTATCCGATCTTCCTGGTAATTGGCGGTCTTGCCATTAGTTTTATTCCTGGCATGCCGCAACTGAATGTGGATCCCGAACTGGTGTTCCTCATCTTTTTGCCCCCGCTCCTTTTTGAGGCGGCCTGGCATTCGTCGTGGAACCAGTTATGGAAGTGGAAACGGTCGATTTTAAGTTTGGGCTTCGGACTGGTGTTGGTTACTTCGTTAGCGATCGCTTATTTCTCTGTAAATATTATTCCCGGCTTTACATTGGCACTAGGCTTCTTACTGGGCGGCATCATTTCTCCGCCAGACGCCGTGGCCGCCACATCCGTACTAAAAGGAATGGCCGTGCCGAAACGCGGTCTCACGATCCTGGAAGGCGAAAGCCTGGTGAACGACGCGGCGTCCCTGACAGTCTTTCGCTTCGCGGTAGCCGCTATTCTTACCAACGAATTTGTGATACAGAAAGCTGCGGTAGACTTCCTCGAATCCGCTGTAATGGGCGTATTTGTAGGGTTGATGATTGCCCACCTGCTTTACTGGATCTTACGTTATTGGGTACACGCTTCCAGTATTACGACGCCCATTACACTGATCGCGCCGTACCTGATGTATATCGTCGCGGAAGAATTTCACTGGTCGGGCGTACTGGCGGTGGTGAGCGGTGGATTATTCCTCTCCTTCCGCTCCAGCGACTTTTTAAATTATCATACACGCCTGCAAACGCAGGAGGTATGGACGACAGTAGGTTTCCTGCTGAATGGTTTCGTATTTATATTGATAGGTCTCGAGCTGCCGGTAATTATTGCCGGCCTGGAAGGTTATTCCATGTCGGACGCGATCAAATATGCGCTGATCATCACCGGACTGGTGATTATTATCCGCATCGTACTGGTATACGCATCTACCTTCATTCCGCGTATTGTCAGCAAACGTATCCGTGAGTCAGAGAAAAGTCCCGGCCTCAAATTACCGTTCATCATTGGATGGGCCGGTATGCGGGGCGTAGTATCGCTGGCATCTGCACTCGCCATTCCTTTAACCCTGGATGATAAGCTGACCGCCTTCCCGCATCGTAACCTCATTTTGTTCATTACTTTCGTTGTCATCCTTGTTACGCTTGTTTTCCAGGGACTTACCCTCCCGTTCTTCATCAAATGGCTGAAGGTCGAGGAAGTGGATGAATACATCCCGGAAGAAGAACAGGTGGAAGAGATCCGGGTAGAGTTGGGCAAATGTGCCATCGATTATCTCGACACCAATTACGCGGTGGAAATGCAGCAATATGAAACGATCCATCGGATCAAAGAGCAGATAGAACGCAGCGTGAACGCCTCTACGGCGACTTTGGGCGAAGAGGACAAGAAGCAGGCCCTTAGCACCATCCGCGGCCTGAACCGAAAAATCCTGCTGGAACTGATTTCCCTGCGGCGCGACGTACTGGCCAAAATGCGCCGGGAATCGAGCTTTGATGATAGTGTACTCCGGTTGATAGAATCGAGCCTCGACCTCGAAGAGGCCCGTCTCCGGAAAGGATAA
- a CDS encoding sensor histidine kinase: MRRKVSTFLVLLTVWMLLQYTMGLLNMNLPITQLKLLHLHIQQGLFGLLHFFIFYTAIQWPFRRYLQNRHLPGLALRLLLLHIAATLIKYGLSVTFLNEEVMRMGFRNGLPVYRTFSNYAISCTWTHAWIFCAALAYVLFRSWLDADKRRLQLLHQKEEAEMGLLKTQLNVHFLMNSLNSLYSLALVRSPQAVTATRTLSHLLQYMTDQPPAAAYRGKLEDELQYLRDFIAMHRLRTGCDSCVQLDVTGDVSSFHIAPLLLVPFVENAFKHGVTNQPEKPIRITITCQDTLFTFSVHNFNMPKRKDKTGGIGLENVRRRLELVYPGQYQLDIAASEQAYQVTLQINW, translated from the coding sequence ATGCGACGCAAGGTTAGTACTTTCCTGGTGTTGCTGACGGTCTGGATGCTGTTACAATACACCATGGGCTTGTTAAATATGAACCTGCCCATCACGCAGTTGAAATTGTTACACCTGCACATTCAGCAGGGCCTCTTCGGATTACTTCACTTTTTCATCTTTTACACGGCGATCCAATGGCCATTCCGGCGCTACCTGCAAAACCGCCATCTGCCTGGGCTGGCGCTGCGACTGCTCCTTCTTCATATCGCGGCTACGCTTATCAAATACGGTTTGTCTGTCACCTTTTTGAATGAAGAAGTGATGCGTATGGGCTTCCGCAATGGCCTGCCCGTTTACCGTACCTTCAGTAATTACGCTATTTCCTGTACCTGGACGCACGCCTGGATATTCTGCGCCGCCCTGGCTTACGTGCTGTTTCGCAGCTGGCTGGATGCGGACAAACGACGACTACAACTATTGCATCAAAAGGAAGAAGCGGAAATGGGCTTACTAAAAACGCAGCTGAACGTGCACTTCCTGATGAACAGTTTAAACAGCCTCTACTCCCTGGCGCTGGTACGCTCACCGCAGGCCGTCACCGCCACCCGCACGCTGTCGCACCTGTTACAGTATATGACCGATCAGCCACCGGCCGCCGCTTACCGTGGCAAATTGGAAGACGAGCTGCAATACCTCCGGGATTTTATCGCTATGCATCGCCTGCGAACGGGCTGCGACAGCTGCGTGCAACTAGATGTAACGGGTGATGTATCCAGCTTTCACATCGCCCCTTTGCTACTCGTTCCGTTCGTAGAAAACGCTTTTAAACACGGCGTAACCAATCAGCCCGAAAAACCGATCCGTATTACCATTACCTGCCAGGATACGCTTTTTACGTTTTCAGTGCATAACTTCAACATGCCTAAACGGAAAGATAAAACCGGCGGTATTGGGTTAGAAAATGTGCGGCGACGACTGGAACTGGTGTACCCCGGCCAATATCAACTGGACATTGCAGCTTCGGAACAGGCCTATCAAGTGACTTTACAAATTAACTGGTGA
- a CDS encoding LytR/AlgR family response regulator transcription factor — translation MALQCIIVDDEPLAVQVIEQFVRKMPELELAGTFNNPVEALSFLAKSPQVKLVFLDIQMPELTGVEFMQLRQTNVDVIIVSAYDEYALEGFKYDAVDYLLKPVPFGMFVKAVQKVLHRLPMQQAPPQPDFIFIRTDKRIIRLNLHEILFVEALRNYVAIQTTSQKILTLQNLRSFEEALPSQQFIRVHKSFIVSISKVDSVEKQRIFMGAHLVPVGDTYVKQFYEAMKLS, via the coding sequence ATGGCATTACAATGTATAATCGTAGATGACGAGCCGCTGGCCGTACAGGTGATTGAGCAATTCGTGCGTAAAATGCCGGAGCTGGAGCTGGCCGGCACTTTCAACAACCCGGTGGAAGCACTTTCATTTCTTGCGAAGTCGCCGCAGGTAAAGCTGGTGTTTCTCGATATACAAATGCCCGAACTAACCGGCGTAGAATTTATGCAGTTGCGTCAAACGAATGTAGACGTGATCATTGTATCCGCCTACGACGAATATGCGCTTGAAGGCTTTAAGTACGATGCCGTGGACTACCTGCTGAAGCCAGTTCCGTTCGGCATGTTCGTGAAAGCTGTACAGAAAGTACTGCATCGCCTGCCTATGCAACAGGCGCCGCCACAGCCGGATTTCATTTTTATTCGAACCGATAAACGCATCATCCGCCTTAACCTGCACGAAATCCTTTTCGTGGAAGCCCTGCGCAATTACGTGGCGATTCAAACCACGTCGCAAAAAATACTTACGTTACAGAATCTGCGAAGCTTTGAGGAGGCGCTGCCCTCCCAACAATTTATAAGGGTACACAAATCTTTTATCGTTTCTATCAGCAAAGTTGACAGTGTCGAGAAGCAACGCATCTTCATGGGCGCGCACCTCGTGCCGGTTGGCGATACGTACGTCAAGCAATTTTATGAAGCCATGAAATTAAGCTGA
- a CDS encoding Gfo/Idh/MocA family protein: MSEKDSRRRFLRQIGATGMLAALTPFSSLAAQEKAEERILHYDRKFNAADKIRVGVIGFGVQGHFDLATALKVPGVELAGICDLYTGRLENARELYGKDLYTTRDYRELLARKDIDAVIIATMDCWHARMTIDALAAGKAVYIEKPMVYKISEGQGIIAAQKRYGKVLQVGSQRVSSLGLAKAKELLAAGEIGKLNMVNAAYDRQSSIGAWQYTIPKDASAETLDWDRFIAATPKMAFDPKKFFWWRAFKEIGTGVAGDLFVHLLSGTHFITNSKGPETIYGTGQFSYWKDGRNMPDVMAGVMQYPDSPEHPAFQLTLQVNFISGTGGQQIIRLVGSEGVIEVNGNDLKITHSIMPEAPGFGGYDSLFTFPKAMQEEMTKEFNAKWTADQRKSKKKEDIIFRAPKGYSDHLDHFANFFESVRAGKPVVEDATFGFRAAAPSLACNDSYFSKKIIRWDPEKMKLV, translated from the coding sequence ATGTCTGAAAAAGACTCCCGTAGAAGATTTCTAAGGCAGATAGGCGCCACAGGTATGCTTGCTGCCCTCACACCTTTCAGCAGCCTGGCCGCACAGGAAAAAGCGGAAGAGCGCATCCTGCACTATGACCGGAAATTTAATGCCGCCGACAAAATTCGTGTAGGCGTAATCGGCTTTGGCGTACAGGGCCACTTCGACCTGGCTACTGCCCTGAAAGTGCCTGGCGTTGAGCTGGCTGGCATCTGCGACCTGTATACTGGTCGCCTCGAGAACGCCAGGGAACTGTATGGCAAAGATCTATACACCACCCGCGACTACCGCGAACTGCTGGCCCGTAAAGATATTGATGCGGTGATTATCGCCACGATGGACTGCTGGCACGCCCGCATGACGATCGACGCACTGGCCGCCGGCAAAGCGGTGTATATCGAAAAACCGATGGTCTATAAGATCAGCGAAGGCCAGGGCATCATAGCCGCGCAGAAAAGGTATGGCAAAGTATTACAGGTAGGCAGTCAGCGCGTGAGCAGCCTCGGACTGGCGAAAGCTAAGGAGCTGCTGGCCGCAGGCGAAATCGGTAAACTGAATATGGTAAACGCCGCCTATGACCGTCAAAGCTCGATCGGCGCCTGGCAGTACACCATTCCGAAAGATGCGAGCGCCGAAACACTCGACTGGGACCGCTTTATTGCCGCAACGCCAAAGATGGCTTTCGATCCAAAGAAGTTTTTCTGGTGGCGCGCCTTTAAAGAAATTGGTACCGGTGTAGCCGGTGACTTGTTCGTACACTTGTTGAGCGGCACACACTTCATCACTAATTCCAAAGGCCCGGAAACGATTTACGGCACCGGCCAGTTCAGCTATTGGAAAGATGGTCGTAACATGCCCGACGTAATGGCCGGCGTAATGCAATACCCCGATTCGCCCGAGCATCCGGCGTTTCAGCTTACCTTACAGGTGAATTTCATCAGCGGCACAGGCGGTCAGCAAATCATCCGCCTGGTTGGCTCGGAGGGTGTGATCGAAGTAAACGGCAACGACCTGAAGATCACGCACAGCATTATGCCCGAAGCGCCTGGTTTTGGCGGGTACGACTCGCTCTTCACATTCCCGAAAGCGATGCAGGAGGAAATGACGAAGGAGTTTAATGCCAAGTGGACGGCCGACCAACGCAAATCGAAAAAGAAAGAAGACATCATTTTCCGCGCGCCGAAAGGTTATAGCGATCACCTGGACCACTTCGCCAACTTCTTCGAATCGGTAAGAGCTGGCAAACCGGTGGTGGAAGATGCCACTTTCGGCTTCAGGGCCGCAGCGCCTTCCCTGGCCTGCAACGACAGCTATTTTTCGAAAAAGATCATACGCTGGGACCCGGAAAAAATGAAACTAGTATAA
- a CDS encoding TlpA family protein disulfide reductase, giving the protein MNTIGMLKPALLALALIPATVIAQKTPMPKLVTVKGKVMFDVPAGMPRKVWLSRENGLGKPDLVDSVELGQDLTYTFKIKQDHPGVYRLDVLHWDRIPFWSDGDVTVTSRGYDTSRYKMKIPHFYFVEGSSDNNFINLTELNSTNSYLRSIEEYNQEYYAKQHRQKTGDSAWITYLDTRPRYNTPNEDARMRRDALQKMYKDRPVLIYTLRPGGNPDDTALFNGTMRQLDRLLTLYPWMTEAKNMKTTITNNRLQAMKLKPGQPAPKVAYPDADGKLQGLEKYQGKYVLVDFWASWCGPCRQAIPKVKELYTQYKAKGLEVVSVSIDDNKKAWEKAMGEEKMPWEQLLSDNKEKTMQEFQFSGIPTLYLIDREGKIVTKYTGYSPEAEAGIRSFIEKGGAAKPAVERKSVPMTSM; this is encoded by the coding sequence ATGAATACAATAGGTATGTTGAAACCAGCGCTGCTGGCCCTGGCGCTTATCCCGGCCACGGTTATTGCTCAAAAAACACCGATGCCTAAACTGGTGACGGTTAAAGGAAAGGTAATGTTCGATGTGCCGGCAGGCATGCCGCGTAAGGTATGGCTCAGCCGCGAGAACGGGTTGGGCAAACCCGACCTGGTTGACTCTGTTGAATTAGGCCAGGACCTTACTTACACGTTTAAGATCAAGCAGGACCACCCCGGCGTATATCGCCTCGACGTACTGCATTGGGACCGTATCCCGTTCTGGAGTGATGGCGATGTAACGGTTACATCCCGTGGCTACGACACTTCGCGTTACAAAATGAAGATCCCGCATTTTTATTTCGTGGAAGGCTCATCGGACAATAATTTCATTAACCTGACAGAACTGAACAGTACCAACAGTTACCTGCGTAGTATTGAAGAATACAACCAGGAATATTACGCTAAACAACATCGCCAGAAAACCGGCGACAGTGCGTGGATCACTTATCTCGACACGCGCCCGCGTTACAATACGCCCAATGAAGACGCCAGGATGCGCCGCGATGCATTACAAAAGATGTATAAAGATCGCCCGGTGCTGATCTATACCTTGCGCCCGGGCGGAAACCCGGACGACACGGCCCTGTTCAACGGCACGATGCGCCAGTTGGACAGGCTGCTGACGCTTTATCCCTGGATGACAGAGGCTAAAAACATGAAGACGACCATCACCAACAATCGTTTACAAGCGATGAAGCTGAAGCCAGGTCAGCCCGCGCCAAAAGTCGCTTATCCTGATGCGGATGGCAAGTTGCAGGGACTGGAAAAGTACCAGGGAAAATACGTACTGGTTGATTTTTGGGCAAGCTGGTGTGGCCCTTGCCGCCAGGCGATCCCGAAGGTGAAGGAGTTATATACGCAGTATAAAGCGAAAGGCCTCGAGGTGGTGAGTGTGTCTATCGACGATAATAAGAAAGCCTGGGAAAAAGCGATGGGCGAGGAGAAGATGCCTTGGGAACAATTGCTGAGCGATAACAAAGAGAAAACGATGCAGGAGTTCCAGTTCAGCGGCATTCCGACGCTTTATCTGATAGATCGCGAAGGTAAGATCGTGACGAAATACACCGGTTATAGTCCCGAAGCTGAAGCCGGCATCCGCAGCTTCATAGAAAAAGGCGGCGCGGCGAAACCTGCGGTGGAAAGGAAGTCTGTTCCGATGACGTCGATGTAA
- a CDS encoding histidine kinase, which produces MGLILLYVFPVLQGNWGSWPGMRYTIIRYLLYGFINFQLWYVLSFVVLPLHDRRKHWLAAGWATGVVFCFCLIKYAVARLFPDDILQGAIAMIGMPKRYFSFPTYFRFTLGTGIAVTMGAYAYYIFLRWRAGDAGSRRLEAETALARRQYAQMHFSSQLLLRKLKAIEQMLANERQPEGESAEAILQLSQLLRYMLYDKAVRLDKAPLEKELQFFHLYLDLHNRLFPQQQVSLVVEGDATGRYIAPLQLQHAAERLLDEHTGLTVVTMRLHIGTQTLGLSSGTATNWLQALRNRYSHHLKIPVYATQG; this is translated from the coding sequence ATGGGCCTCATACTGCTGTACGTTTTCCCGGTATTACAGGGCAACTGGGGCAGTTGGCCCGGCATGCGTTATACCATCATCCGGTACCTGCTGTATGGCTTCATCAACTTTCAACTCTGGTATGTACTGTCTTTTGTAGTGCTGCCGTTGCACGATAGGCGCAAACACTGGCTGGCAGCTGGCTGGGCTACCGGCGTAGTGTTCTGTTTCTGCCTGATCAAATATGCTGTGGCGCGACTATTCCCGGACGACATCCTGCAGGGCGCCATCGCCATGATAGGCATGCCTAAACGCTACTTCTCATTTCCCACTTACTTTCGCTTTACACTGGGCACGGGCATTGCCGTCACTATGGGGGCTTACGCTTACTATATCTTTCTAAGGTGGCGCGCCGGCGATGCAGGAAGCAGGCGGCTTGAGGCCGAAACGGCGCTTGCCAGACGACAATATGCGCAAATGCATTTTTCTTCCCAGCTACTATTACGCAAACTGAAAGCGATCGAACAAATGCTGGCCAACGAGCGGCAACCGGAGGGCGAAAGTGCAGAAGCCATCCTGCAACTATCGCAGCTGTTGCGCTACATGTTATACGACAAGGCGGTACGGCTCGATAAAGCGCCGCTGGAAAAGGAATTGCAGTTCTTCCACCTTTACCTCGACCTTCACAACCGCCTGTTTCCGCAGCAACAAGTGAGCCTGGTGGTAGAGGGCGATGCCACTGGCAGATACATCGCGCCGCTTCAATTACAGCATGCAGCCGAGCGTTTGCTGGACGAACATACAGGTCTGACCGTCGTAACGATGCGGCTGCATATCGGCACGCAAACCCTCGGCCTGTCGTCCGGCACAGCCACCAACTGGCTGCAGGCGCTCCGGAACAGGTATTCGCATCACCTCAAAATCCCTGTCTATGCGACGCAAGGTTAG
- a CDS encoding D-TA family PLP-dependent enzyme — translation MNTWYHLSNIATIDSPALVVYPDRALHNIRLLKQLVGDPANIRPHVKTNKIAEVCQLMLDEGITQFKCATIAEAEMLALIGAPDVLLAYQPIGPKAIRFLQLMKSYPATVFSCLVDNAGSLEALSELSTGDMRVFIDLNTGMDRSGIRPGEGALDLWNRGLQLPGITMVGLHAYDGHVSDTDIATRQQRSNAGFETVEKLAGAIGTDPVIVVGGSPSLPTHRRRTGVQCSPGTFVFWDHSYKTTLPDLPFDYAALVISRVVSIIDEHTICTDLGHKSVAAENPFPRVFFLNAPEATPIRQSEEHLVLKVPDASKYSVGDVFYGAPVHICPTVALYERAVVVEDGRATKEWAVIARNRRINI, via the coding sequence ATGAACACCTGGTATCACCTCTCCAACATCGCCACTATCGATTCGCCCGCGCTCGTCGTTTACCCCGACAGGGCCCTCCATAACATACGCCTGCTCAAACAACTCGTTGGCGACCCGGCAAACATCCGCCCGCATGTAAAAACGAACAAGATCGCCGAAGTGTGCCAGCTGATGCTCGACGAAGGTATTACCCAGTTCAAGTGCGCTACCATTGCCGAAGCAGAAATGCTCGCCTTAATCGGTGCCCCGGACGTATTGCTGGCCTACCAGCCCATCGGGCCGAAAGCGATCCGTTTCCTGCAGCTGATGAAAAGCTACCCGGCTACTGTATTCTCTTGCCTGGTCGATAATGCAGGTTCGCTGGAGGCGCTCAGCGAATTGTCAACGGGAGACATGAGGGTATTTATCGACCTTAATACGGGGATGGACCGGTCGGGCATTCGTCCGGGCGAGGGGGCTTTGGATCTCTGGAATAGGGGACTGCAATTGCCCGGCATTACCATGGTGGGCCTTCATGCTTACGATGGGCATGTGAGCGATACAGATATAGCGACGAGGCAGCAGCGCAGCAATGCTGGTTTTGAGACGGTAGAAAAGCTGGCCGGGGCCATCGGTACGGATCCGGTCATCGTGGTGGGCGGCTCGCCCTCGCTGCCGACGCATAGGCGCCGGACGGGTGTACAATGCAGTCCGGGTACATTCGTGTTCTGGGACCATAGCTATAAAACCACCTTACCCGACCTGCCATTTGATTACGCGGCACTGGTCATCAGCCGTGTAGTTTCCATTATTGATGAACATACAATTTGTACGGACCTGGGGCATAAGTCGGTGGCAGCCGAAAATCCGTTCCCGCGAGTGTTTTTCCTGAATGCTCCGGAAGCTACACCCATCCGCCAGAGCGAGGAGCATTTGGTGCTGAAGGTGCCGGATGCTTCAAAGTACAGCGTGGGAGATGTGTTTTACGGCGCGCCTGTCCATATATGCCCTACCGTAGCCCTGTACGAACGGGCGGTGGTGGTGGAAGATGGGCGGGCCACGAAAGAATGGGCGGTAATCGCCCGCAACAGGCGCATCAATATTTAA
- a CDS encoding PorP/SprF family type IX secretion system membrane protein, with protein sequence MRKIFVFALLLLSAAGKLAAQQDAQYSQYMFNGMYINPAYAGYKEVLNLHSYYRAQWTGIEGAPRSFSVAADGVVNDGNVGLGLQISSDKLGAQSTQSAYASYAYRIRMNEEGTSRLSLGLGVGVAQLGIDGSLMHTLDPEMEAPVGKQQTIVPDARAGIYYADERFFLGFSADNLVASRMSKGRFTYIPQPRPHFYLTGGMLMSLGENIHLKPSFLFKDDTGGPTSLDLNAFVLFGEKLWLGGSYRTGVKLYEKANLQKDLKNRNAAVAAIEVFPTADLRIGYAYDFAVGALQTYTNGSHEISIAFSLSRAASKAKGLVACPKFF encoded by the coding sequence ATGAGAAAGATTTTCGTATTCGCGTTACTGTTATTATCCGCCGCCGGCAAACTTGCTGCACAACAAGATGCACAATATAGCCAGTACATGTTTAACGGCATGTACATCAACCCTGCCTATGCCGGTTATAAAGAGGTATTAAATCTTCACAGTTACTATCGTGCGCAGTGGACAGGCATCGAGGGTGCTCCGAGAAGCTTTTCTGTAGCGGCAGACGGCGTTGTGAATGACGGCAACGTCGGCCTTGGCCTGCAAATTTCGAGCGACAAACTGGGTGCACAAAGCACACAATCTGCCTATGCCAGCTATGCCTACCGTATTCGCATGAATGAAGAAGGCACCTCTCGTCTTTCACTGGGCCTTGGTGTTGGTGTGGCACAATTAGGTATCGACGGTTCTTTAATGCACACGCTCGACCCGGAAATGGAAGCCCCTGTCGGCAAGCAACAAACCATTGTTCCGGATGCAAGGGCGGGTATTTATTATGCTGATGAACGTTTCTTCCTGGGTTTTTCAGCCGATAATCTCGTTGCATCCCGCATGAGCAAAGGACGCTTCACCTATATTCCGCAGCCACGCCCGCACTTCTATTTAACCGGAGGTATGCTGATGTCTCTGGGAGAAAATATCCATCTTAAACCATCTTTCCTGTTCAAAGACGATACCGGCGGCCCCACCAGCCTCGACCTGAATGCATTCGTGCTGTTCGGCGAAAAGTTGTGGCTCGGCGGCTCGTACCGCACCGGCGTTAAGTTGTATGAAAAAGCAAACCTGCAAAAAGACCTTAAAAACCGTAATGCCGCGGTAGCAGCTATCGAGGTGTTCCCCACGGCAGATCTTCGCATCGGTTACGCATACGACTTTGCAGTAGGCGCTTTACAAACTTACACGAATGGCTCGCATGAAATCTCTATTGCCTTCTCGCTGTCTCGCGCAGCGTCTAAAGCGAAAGGACTCGTAGCTTGTCCTAAGTTCTTCTAA
- a CDS encoding DUF6620 family protein, which yields MEKINGVSFEEYAAASGNLAQGMPEEKLLQILGLEKPVWDETMNAWGVRLGELMTEDMNYATKFGELFANPSAGRFAGQSTAQTADDILALVPDFDTYQKIFWHQSIAAGYGVDPAGVIEGYGLDLGKWGTIGMHYSAEQHKLLDHTQPDYAQRFQEFTDVQDKWRNHFEAYYQDKKVDLGDDINF from the coding sequence ATGGAAAAAATCAACGGCGTATCATTTGAAGAATACGCAGCAGCCAGCGGAAACCTTGCACAAGGCATGCCCGAAGAAAAATTGTTACAGATCCTCGGCCTCGAAAAACCAGTTTGGGACGAAACCATGAACGCATGGGGCGTAAGGCTGGGTGAACTGATGACGGAAGACATGAACTACGCCACCAAGTTCGGCGAACTGTTTGCCAACCCCAGCGCCGGCCGCTTCGCCGGACAATCCACTGCGCAAACCGCGGATGATATCCTGGCTTTGGTGCCGGACTTTGACACTTATCAGAAAATTTTCTGGCATCAATCCATCGCCGCCGGTTACGGTGTAGACCCGGCAGGTGTGATCGAAGGCTACGGCCTGGACCTCGGTAAATGGGGCACGATCGGCATGCATTACAGCGCGGAGCAACACAAACTGCTCGACCATACACAACCGGATTACGCACAGCGTTTCCAGGAGTTTACGGACGTGCAGGACAAATGGAGAAATCATTTCGAGGCATACTACCAGGATAAAAAGGTGGATCTCGGTGACGATATAAACTTCTGA
- a CDS encoding SPFH domain-containing protein: MGILDAAKGQLRSVITWEDPEEWEIFRRYTRPHDELKNASTLIVQPGQGCIFTYEGKIEGVFAEPGMYNLETDNKPFVTTLRKFMTGFESEHKTGLWFYRTADIVNIRWGTRVPVTYNDPVYSFPVNLRAYGNFSIRIAQVADFFTKIVAGKPAYYAHELQELLCSRIGQPISHYLANAKFSYAGVDSHLETIAADAAQKTAPEFLVFGFELLDFRIEGSSFDEETNKRIAGISDIQADVQAARLADVSFETLQKMLALRDAARNENGTAAQMITAYNIHPQPAPAAAGPSVRDRLKTLKELFDDGLLDEEEYKLKKQELMKEL; this comes from the coding sequence ATGGGAATACTGGACGCCGCTAAAGGTCAGTTACGGTCGGTCATCACCTGGGAAGACCCAGAGGAATGGGAAATCTTCAGGCGATACACCCGACCCCACGATGAGCTGAAGAACGCCTCTACGCTGATCGTTCAGCCCGGTCAGGGTTGCATTTTTACGTATGAAGGCAAGATAGAAGGCGTGTTTGCTGAGCCGGGAATGTACAACCTGGAAACAGACAACAAGCCATTTGTTACGACGCTTCGCAAGTTTATGACCGGTTTTGAAAGCGAACATAAAACAGGGCTCTGGTTTTATCGTACGGCCGATATCGTGAACATCCGCTGGGGTACGCGTGTGCCGGTTACGTACAACGACCCGGTATACAGTTTTCCGGTGAACCTTCGGGCTTATGGAAACTTCTCTATTCGCATCGCACAGGTGGCGGATTTCTTTACGAAGATCGTGGCGGGGAAGCCGGCTTACTATGCACATGAATTGCAGGAGCTGTTGTGTTCCCGCATCGGGCAACCCATCAGCCATTACCTGGCAAACGCGAAGTTCTCGTATGCCGGGGTGGACAGTCATCTCGAAACGATTGCTGCGGATGCTGCGCAGAAAACAGCCCCGGAGTTTCTCGTCTTTGGTTTTGAGCTACTGGATTTTCGCATCGAAGGCTCTTCTTTTGATGAGGAAACGAATAAACGCATTGCAGGCATTTCGGATATACAGGCGGATGTACAGGCAGCAAGGCTGGCAGATGTTTCGTTCGAAACGCTGCAAAAAATGCTGGCACTACGCGACGCTGCCCGTAACGAAAATGGTACGGCCGCACAAATGATCACTGCATATAACATTCATCCGCAACCGGCGCCGGCAGCGGCGGGGCCGTCTGTAAGGGATCGCCTGAAAACACTGAAGGAGCTGTTTGATGACGGCTTGCTGGATGAGGAAGAGTATAAACTCAAAAAGCAGGAACTCATGAAAGAGCTATAA